The Fusarium keratoplasticum isolate Fu6.1 chromosome 8, whole genome shotgun sequence genome includes a region encoding these proteins:
- a CDS encoding FHA domain-containing protein, which produces MDSLASSPRKGSSAEPTLPVMKPITLAGSKRPAPTLLPPFEPLSSSPNLPRPVKRQNIGPVPGRPSSRAHLKYPTPVPTSSTGILSSSPPQRSSAATERTPLSAVPAVELSENGETLIMGRSSNSSHFQLSANRLVSRVHVKARFIAAPSPLEPSKIEIICNGWNGLKLHCQSRTWELYKGDSFTSETEGSEIMVDVQDARVLIQWPKRAVDNLSDTTWDDSPPQIRPNAILQSSPPRRTGRIASPESPTPVTLSSSRRLQALLPGHRDHGIDIYEDDEPELPEPKREPEPEVEHMDVNVSMNTEVTASFSSVQSVEQHSDAEDQDPDEENDPIVHSFGPFGADISCRLASISTKSPKIFKGAKRASNPLHSAIAADLFAPRQIPAPPRSPRKQPQPQPESPLSSPPRVSTPTPEPTKMSYESNPIVANHVINQLAYSRLSSTPLSTIMQHLPTEEKKGLDKSDLRDVIESTPCIGIIKRQGKDAAGKPLESEYYYVPEQDDDEQRRAAVVDGLRKPSLRACRKQHKQYYWKRPKTP; this is translated from the exons ATGGATTCTCTCGCTTCTTCACCGCGAAAGGGCTCCTCGGCTGAGCCCACGCTCCCCGTCATGAAGCCCATCACCCTCGCCGGCTCCAAGCGCCCGGCCCCGACTCTCCTCCCGCCCTTCGAGCCGCTCTCTTCGTCTCCCAACCTTCCGCGACCCGTCAAGAGACAAAACATCGGTCCCGTGCCCGGCCGTCCATCTTCTCGCGCTCACCTCAAGTACCCGACTCCCGTGCCGACGTCGAGCACCGGTATCCTCTCGAGTTCCCCGCCCCAGCGTTCCTCGGCTGCTACCGAGCGGACCCCGCTCTCTGCCGTCCCCGCCGTCGAACTGTCCGAGAATGGCGAGACGCTCATCATGGGCCGATCCTCCAACTCGTCGCACTTCCAGCTCTCGGCCAACCGCCTCGTGTCCCGCGTCCACGTCAAGGCCCGCTTCATCGCCGCCCCGAGCCCCCTCGAGCCCAGCAAGATTGAGATCATCTGCAATGGCTGGAACGGCCTCAAGCTCCACTGTCAGAGTCGTACTTGGGAGCTGTACAAGGGCGACAGCTTCACGAGCGAGACTGAGGGTTCCGAGATTATGGTTGATGTTCAAGATGCTCGTGTTCTGATTCAATGGCCTAAGCGTGCCGTTGACAACCTCTCCGACACCACCTGGGACGATTCTCCTCCCCAGATCCGCCCCAATGCCATTCTTCAGTCTTCCCCTCCTCGACGTACCGGCCGTATCGCTTCTCCTGAGAGCCCTACTCCCGTGACCCTGTCCAGCTCCCGCCGCCTCCAGGCTCTTCTTCCCGGACACCGAGACCACGGCATTGACATTTacgaggacgatgagccTGAGCTGCCCGAACCCAAGCGAGAGCCCGAGCCTGAAGTTGAGCACATGGATGTTAATGTCAGCATGAACACCGAGGTGActgccagcttcagcagcgTGCAAAGCGTCGAGCAGCACAGCGATGCCGAAGACCAGGACCCTGATGAGGAGAACGACCCAATCGTGCACTCCTTCGGACCCTTCGGTGCCGACATTTCTTGCCGGTTGGCTTCGATAAGTACAAAGTCTCCCAAGATCTTCAAGGGTGCCAAGCGAGCGTCCAACCCCCTCCACAGCGCCATTGCCGCCGACCTCTTTGCTCCTCGTCAGATTCCCGCGCCTCCTCGATCTCCCCGGAAGCAGCCCCAGCCTCAACCCGAgtctcctctttcttcacCTCCTCGCGTGTCTACACCTACTCCCGAACCCACCAAGATGTCGTATGAGTCCAACCCCATCGTCGCCAACCACGTCATCAACCAGCTTGCCTACTCGCGTCTGTCCTCGACTCCTCTGTCGACCATCATGCAGCACCTCCCcaccgaggagaagaagggtctGGACAAGTCTGATCTCCGCGACGTGATTGAGAGCACTCCCTgcatcggcatcatcaagcgACAGGGCAAGGACGCCGCCGGAAAGCCCCTGGAGAGCGAGTACTACTATGTCCCTGAgcaggacgacgatgagcagCGCCGAGCGGCCGTTGTCGATGGCCTCCGAAAGCCCAGTCTCCGCGCTTGTCGCAAGCAGCACAAG CAATACTACTGGAAGCGTCCCAAGACCCCCTAA